A region of Periplaneta americana isolate PAMFEO1 chromosome 16, P.americana_PAMFEO1_priV1, whole genome shotgun sequence DNA encodes the following proteins:
- the LOC138691560 gene encoding probable serine/threonine-protein kinase kinX isoform X2 — protein MDVIKVEPDINPLPMQTSDADEKPLSEEGDVLDQHFTEIKTECKGHSYDLISEMTVDKTPVLMDFPVMKSEVEEENVLDLHVTEIKTECMNRNNDLKSEITFDDTPVPIDFPIMKTEAEEQDSLDQHVTGIKEEYVNQSSDLISEIKFEEDPVPISFPVVKREPEERNVLYQHVTGIKEEYEDHSHDFTSDIELEKDSEPVSFSVVKREPEEEQTDLHTENEQPRMEVTAEDNEVFAESFQVQRMNGNKCGELPS, from the exons ATGGATGTGATAAAGGTGGAACCCGACATCAACCCATTGCCTATGCAGACAAGTGATGCAGATGAGAAGCCCTTATCAGAG GAAGGAGATGTATTAGATCAGCACTTCACTGAAATAAAGACGGAATGTAAGGGCCACAGCTACGATCTCATATCAGAGATGACAGTTGATAAAACACCTGTGCTAATGGACTTTCCCGTCATGAAAAGTGAAGTTGAG GAAGAAAATGTATTAGATCTACACGTAACTGAAATAAAGACGGAATGTATGAACcgcaacaatgatctgaaatcaGAGATAACATTTGATGATACTCCTGTGCCAATTGACTTTCCAATCATGAAGACTGAAGCTGAG GAACAAGATTCCTTGGATCAGCATGTGACTGGTATAAAGGAGGAATATGTGAACCAGAGCTCTGATCTCATATCTGAGATAAAATTTGAGGAAGATCCGGTGCCTATTTCGTTCCCTGTGGTGAAACGTGAACCAGAG GAACGGAATGTTTTGTATCAGCATGTGACTGGTATAAAAGAGGAATATGAGGACCATAGCCATGATTTCACATCTGATATTGAACTTGAGAAAGATTCCGAACCAGTTTCGTTCTCTGTAGTGAAacgtgaacctgag GAAGAGCAGACTGATCTGCACACAGAGAATGAGCAGCCAAGGATGGAGGTAACAGCAGAGGACAACGAAGTTTTCGCCGAAAG